In a single window of the Ignavibacteria bacterium genome:
- the tsaA gene encoding tRNA (N6-threonylcarbamoyladenosine(37)-N6)-methyltransferase TrmO yields MKIELEPIGFVKNSRKEIDDDYWGNVVSEIVLNDEFNEDSLKGIDTFSHAEIIFYFDKASKSEIISGKGHPRGNKSWPEVGIFAQRRKDRPNHLGHTVVKILKAEGNVLTVKGLDAIDNTPVLDIKPVIREFLPADEILQPEWVSELMQNYWK; encoded by the coding sequence ATGAAAATAGAACTTGAACCTATCGGATTTGTAAAAAATTCACGTAAAGAAATTGATGATGACTATTGGGGAAACGTAGTTTCTGAAATCGTATTAAATGATGAATTCAATGAAGATTCACTTAAAGGCATAGATACTTTTTCTCACGCTGAAATAATTTTTTATTTTGATAAAGCATCAAAAAGTGAGATCATTTCCGGCAAAGGACATCCAAGAGGGAATAAAAGCTGGCCGGAAGTTGGAATATTCGCACAACGGAGAAAAGACAGGCCCAATCACCTGGGACATACTGTTGTAAAAATACTTAAAGCTGAAGGTAACGTACTTACCGTGAAGGGTCTGGATGCAATTGATAATACACCTGTGCTCGATATTAAGCCTGTGATACGGGAATTCCTTCCCGCTGATGAAATTCTTCAGCCTGAATGGGTGAGCGAATTAATGCAGAATTACTGGAAGTAA
- a CDS encoding O-antigen ligase family protein codes for MAAFSSQFSIATSSIGIGGLILLTIFKLIISNEKIEINRSLLYLFGAFILVQVVSSAVCGNPAESFDHIYRKISLYIIFFVSILFIKNTQHLKRLFLVLIVFTALISFIEITRFAFEYIPNPNRPLSEYRLEYYGYPVTNGEIKMMILLIIIPFFLVKKNYLMNKLYLALLTLPLIVTFYLTNARNAMLALFVSLVILGLLKNRYFLGGLLAAVTIFLIFAPAPLKERILSIADINHPSNHSRIVMWETSLKIINDNLLLGVGDVDNNVIYRMYKTPQYHGEGSHMHSNIFQILVNFGVIGFTAWLVLMLYIFAKQVTAWLKTREFEFLNILALISVCSMTALQIAGLTEWNFGDAEFAAMFWFNLALAFLALKFKAKGDTGNDG; via the coding sequence TTGGCGGCATTTTCATCGCAATTTTCAATTGCAACATCATCTATAGGTATAGGCGGCCTTATACTTCTCACAATATTCAAGCTCATTATTTCAAATGAAAAGATTGAAATAAACCGCAGCCTGTTATATCTTTTCGGGGCTTTTATACTTGTACAGGTAGTTTCATCCGCTGTTTGCGGGAATCCGGCTGAGTCATTTGACCACATTTACAGGAAAATTTCTTTATACATAATATTTTTTGTCTCAATTCTATTCATTAAAAATACACAGCACTTAAAGCGGCTGTTTTTAGTTTTAATTGTATTCACAGCTTTGATTTCATTTATTGAAATAACCAGGTTTGCATTTGAGTATATACCGAATCCAAACAGGCCGCTTTCTGAATACAGGCTTGAATATTACGGCTACCCTGTAACAAACGGTGAAATTAAGATGATGATTCTGCTTATCATTATACCCTTTTTCCTAGTAAAGAAAAATTACCTGATGAATAAGCTTTACCTGGCTCTGTTAACCCTTCCGCTTATTGTTACTTTTTACCTGACAAATGCACGCAATGCAATGCTAGCGTTATTTGTATCACTGGTTATTTTAGGGCTGCTGAAGAACAGGTATTTCCTGGGCGGATTGTTAGCGGCTGTAACAATATTTTTAATATTTGCTCCGGCTCCGCTTAAGGAGCGTATCTTAAGCATTGCCGATATTAACCATCCCAGCAATCACTCCAGAATAGTTATGTGGGAAACATCGCTAAAGATAATCAACGATAACCTTTTGCTTGGCGTTGGAGATGTTGATAATAACGTAATTTACAGGATGTACAAAACTCCGCAATACCATGGCGAAGGTTCACACATGCACAGCAATATTTTTCAGATACTGGTAAATTTTGGTGTAATTGGTTTCACCGCATGGCTGGTATTAATGCTGTATATTTTCGCAAAACAGGTAACGGCATGGCTTAAAACCAGGGAGTTTGAATTCCTAAACATACTTGCACTGATTTCAGTTTGCTCTATGACAGCATTACAAATTGCAGGCTTAACTGAATGGAACTTTGGCGATGCGGAATTTGCCGCAATGTTCTGGTTCAATTTAGCACTGGCATTTCTTGCCCTGAAGTTCAAAGCTAAAGGAGATACCGGTAACGATGGCTAA
- a CDS encoding glycosyltransferase family 2 protein, with the protein MAKISAIVITYNEEANITECLRSLNWCDEIIVVDSGSTDNTVKLAGEFSQNIIVTGNIPYGQKRNMGIDTATGDWIFWLDADERATDELKNEITGITSESSPSTEAFLVNRKSFFINKFIKHCGWYPDYTLRLFKRSTGIKFNTSLVHEKAVYDGNTGRLKSEILHYTDRDFEHYINKLNIYTTLSAEELKAKGRKAGFFDIIFRPAFTFFKMYFLKLGILDGYMGLVLSTLSSIHVMTKYSKLYLMNKPNSIN; encoded by the coding sequence ATGGCTAAGATAAGCGCAATTGTAATTACATATAACGAAGAGGCAAATATAACTGAATGCCTGAGATCACTCAATTGGTGCGATGAGATAATTGTGGTTGATTCAGGAAGCACTGATAACACTGTAAAGCTTGCCGGTGAATTCTCACAAAACATAATAGTTACCGGAAATATTCCTTACGGCCAAAAGCGTAATATGGGAATAGATACGGCAACGGGTGACTGGATATTTTGGCTGGATGCAGATGAACGCGCCACAGATGAGCTGAAAAATGAGATAACGGGAATTACCAGTGAAAGCTCCCCTTCTACCGAAGCTTTTTTGGTGAACAGGAAGAGCTTTTTTATCAATAAGTTCATAAAACACTGCGGCTGGTATCCTGATTATACTTTAAGGCTGTTCAAAAGATCAACAGGAATAAAGTTCAACACCTCATTAGTACATGAAAAAGCGGTTTATGACGGTAATACAGGCAGGCTAAAAAGTGAAATTCTGCATTATACTGACAGGGATTTTGAGCATTATATCAACAAGCTGAATATATATACTACGCTTAGCGCTGAGGAATTAAAGGCTAAAGGAAGAAAAGCGGGATTTTTTGATATAATTTTTAGACCTGCATTTACATTCTTTAAGATGTATTTTTTGAAATTGGGAATTCTGGATGGATACATGGGACTGGTTTTAAGTACACTTTCATCCATCCATGTTATGACCAAATACTCTAAACTATATTTGATGAATAAACCTAACTCTATTAATTAA
- a CDS encoding NAD(+)/NADH kinase, which yields MIFGIRGNINKAELAPIVHRLVKGLDTAGIDYICEKELAGQIRKRFRDRLKSTSIDDEKEIVKKCDFMISIGGDGTFLATAKLVGSRNIPIIGVNLGKLGFLAETSTREILGFVKKVVKAEYKVDERTVLEAKAVSNGGSAGKTIFGMNEMVINQSEIVKTIEIGVYFNNQLVNRYHADGMIISSPTGSTGYSLSAGGPIVFPKTEVFILSPLSPHTLTARPVILPDNGVFKVKINSKVPVNVVADGNSILKLKSPAIVEIKKAPYKIKIAKSLNSNYFKVLTGKLLWGEDKRKKSRY from the coding sequence ATGATATTCGGTATCAGGGGAAATATAAATAAAGCAGAACTCGCGCCTATTGTACACAGGCTGGTTAAAGGCCTTGATACAGCAGGCATTGATTACATTTGCGAAAAAGAGCTTGCGGGACAGATAAGAAAAAGATTCCGCGACAGGCTTAAGAGCACATCAATTGATGATGAAAAAGAGATAGTAAAAAAATGTGATTTTATGATCTCTATCGGCGGTGACGGTACTTTTCTGGCTACCGCCAAGCTGGTTGGCAGCAGGAATATTCCGATTATCGGGGTAAACCTTGGCAAGCTGGGCTTTTTGGCTGAAACAAGTACCAGGGAAATTCTGGGATTTGTAAAGAAAGTAGTTAAGGCCGAATACAAAGTTGATGAAAGAACCGTGCTTGAAGCCAAAGCCGTTTCCAACGGCGGCTCAGCCGGAAAAACCATTTTCGGTATGAATGAAATGGTTATAAACCAGAGTGAAATTGTGAAAACGATTGAGATAGGGGTTTACTTTAATAACCAGCTTGTTAACCGCTATCATGCTGATGGAATGATAATTTCATCACCTACCGGTTCAACAGGTTATTCGCTTTCAGCAGGGGGACCCATTGTCTTCCCAAAAACTGAAGTATTTATACTTTCACCGCTCTCACCGCATACATTGACAGCCCGACCTGTAATACTTCCTGATAACGGTGTATTCAAGGTCAAGATAAATTCAAAAGTTCCGGTGAATGTGGTAGCAGACGGTAACAGTATTTTGAAGCTTAAGAGTCCCGCCATTGTTGAAATTAAAAAGGCGCCGTATAAGATAAAAATCGCAAAGAGCCTTAACAGCAATTATTTTAAGGTACTGACAGGCAAGCTTCTTTGGGGTGAAGATAAGCGGAAAAAGAGCAGGTATTGA
- a CDS encoding VOC family protein, producing the protein MDLKFGHIEIFVKDPHASKDFYTNVLGFELDTIQADKFIWLKKGDNVILLRPGMDNDPSPNYQSARTGFVLYTTDLDKTGAELLSRGLMFKGTDGSDRCLTFTDPDGNWFQLVNPAEH; encoded by the coding sequence ATGGATTTAAAATTCGGACACATAGAGATTTTTGTTAAAGACCCGCATGCTTCAAAAGATTTCTACACCAATGTACTTGGCTTTGAGCTTGACACAATTCAGGCAGATAAATTTATCTGGCTTAAGAAGGGTGATAATGTTATTCTGCTAAGACCCGGGATGGATAACGATCCTTCTCCAAATTACCAGTCTGCAAGAACAGGATTTGTTCTTTACACAACCGATCTCGATAAAACGGGTGCAGAGTTACTAAGCAGGGGACTCATGTTCAAAGGAACTGACGGTTCTGACCGCTGCCTTACATTCACAGATCCAGACGGCAACTGGTTTCAGCTTGTAAATCCCGCTGAGCATTAA
- a CDS encoding MFS transporter has translation MDRRIWIIFLTVFIDLLGFGILIPILPTFAQNELMMNETLIGLTVGIFSLMQFIFNPLWGRLSDIYGRKPILIFGLSGNVFSYIITGLVLGGVLKSIPLLLISRALAGFFSANIGAAMAYISDVTPPKDRSKGMGLIGAAFGLGFVFGPFIGGIMAKRFGYDFPTYFSAVLSAVALLLTVFFVTESLPKELRGTKTMGGFNMKNGWRKLVSALKHPHVGFLIMLYFIIVFSISNIFSTFQLYAESKDGFSFDIEQVSYLFAFSGLVGAITQGVLIRPILKIFDERKVFIAGCVIMGVGLGTIPFSNHILALLLVSIFFMSFGNGLLLSIGLGLISKFSERDEQGGILGLTQSLASFARFIGPSWGGLVYHYISFAAPFLTGGIVMMGATVLSLRLLKDKYRHSSNTVGM, from the coding sequence TTGGATAGAAGAATCTGGATCATATTTTTAACTGTATTTATTGACCTGCTTGGTTTCGGGATACTTATACCTATTCTGCCGACATTCGCACAGAATGAATTAATGATGAACGAGACATTAATCGGCTTAACAGTTGGTATTTTCTCATTGATGCAGTTCATTTTCAATCCATTATGGGGCAGGTTATCAGATATATACGGCAGAAAGCCGATACTGATATTCGGTTTAAGCGGTAATGTTTTTTCATATATCATTACAGGGCTTGTGCTGGGCGGAGTACTTAAATCTATACCGCTGCTGTTAATTTCAAGGGCGCTGGCGGGATTCTTTTCCGCTAATATAGGCGCAGCTATGGCTTATATAAGCGATGTAACGCCGCCAAAAGACCGCTCAAAAGGAATGGGCCTGATCGGCGCAGCTTTCGGGCTTGGATTCGTTTTCGGGCCGTTCATAGGCGGTATAATGGCAAAACGTTTCGGGTATGACTTCCCTACTTATTTTTCAGCCGTACTTTCAGCAGTAGCGCTGCTGCTGACCGTGTTTTTTGTAACTGAATCATTGCCCAAAGAATTGCGCGGTACAAAAACTATGGGCGGCTTTAATATGAAAAACGGCTGGCGAAAGCTCGTATCAGCCTTAAAGCATCCGCATGTTGGCTTTTTGATTATGCTGTATTTTATAATTGTGTTTTCAATTTCAAATATATTTTCAACTTTCCAGCTTTATGCTGAAAGCAAGGATGGCTTCAGCTTTGATATTGAACAGGTAAGCTACCTGTTCGCTTTCAGCGGACTTGTTGGTGCGATAACTCAGGGTGTGCTGATAAGACCGATACTGAAAATTTTCGATGAACGAAAAGTTTTTATAGCAGGCTGTGTTATTATGGGTGTTGGGTTGGGAACGATACCGTTTTCAAATCACATACTCGCATTGCTGCTGGTCAGCATATTTTTTATGAGCTTCGGCAACGGTCTATTGCTGAGTATCGGGCTCGGTTTAATTTCCAAATTCAGTGAGCGTGATGAACAGGGCGGTATTTTGGGTCTGACACAATCACTGGCATCGTTTGCAAGGTTTATAGGTCCAAGCTGGGGCGGACTGGTTTATCATTATATCAGCTTCGCAGCGCCGTTCTTAACCGGCGGAATTGTGATGATGGGAGCGACTGTGCTGAGTCTGAGGCTGCTTAAGGATAAATACAGGCATTCAAGCAATACGGTTGGTATGTAA
- a CDS encoding tRNA-dihydrouridine synthase codes for MLPDFKNKIVLAPMEDVTEPPFRMVCKKLGADVLYTEFISSEGLIRDARKAREKLFFYEEERPLAIQIYGGNEDSMAESARISETANPDFIDINCGCWVKDVAMRGAGAGLLRDLPKMQRIAESVMQNTTLPVTLKTRLGWDENSIVIVEVAKIMESIGIKALTVHCRLRSQGNKGDADWSWVKRIKDAGVTIPIILNGNVKTPEDVKFAFDTYEPDAVMIGQGAIQNQWIFRQSKEYITTGKYTEPAIDEKVEICIEHLKLNCAAKGEERGVLEIRKFYSGYLKGLPNISGFRMELMAIKEMEPVIEKLIEIRDHYLQLAG; via the coding sequence ATGTTACCTGATTTCAAAAATAAGATAGTTTTAGCGCCAATGGAGGATGTTACCGAGCCTCCATTCCGCATGGTTTGCAAAAAGCTTGGCGCTGATGTGTTATATACGGAATTTATAAGCTCAGAGGGACTCATTCGCGACGCGCGCAAAGCACGGGAGAAACTGTTCTTCTACGAAGAAGAACGCCCGCTTGCTATACAGATATACGGCGGCAATGAGGATAGTATGGCTGAATCAGCCAGGATAAGCGAAACCGCGAACCCGGATTTTATTGATATAAACTGCGGATGCTGGGTAAAAGATGTTGCGATGCGCGGCGCAGGCGCGGGTCTTTTGCGAGACTTGCCGAAGATGCAGCGTATTGCGGAATCAGTTATGCAGAACACAACACTTCCCGTTACTTTAAAAACCCGCCTGGGCTGGGATGAAAATTCAATTGTAATTGTTGAAGTCGCAAAAATTATGGAATCAATAGGCATTAAAGCGCTTACCGTGCACTGCAGGCTTCGCAGCCAGGGCAATAAGGGCGATGCTGACTGGAGCTGGGTAAAACGCATCAAGGATGCAGGTGTAACTATTCCAATAATTCTTAACGGCAATGTTAAAACCCCGGAGGATGTAAAATTCGCCTTTGATACCTATGAGCCCGATGCGGTTATGATTGGACAGGGCGCGATACAAAACCAGTGGATATTCCGCCAGTCAAAGGAGTATATAACTACAGGTAAATATACAGAACCTGCAATAGATGAGAAGGTTGAAATTTGTATAGAACACTTAAAGCTTAACTGCGCCGCAAAAGGCGAAGAAAGAGGTGTTCTGGAGATAAGGAAATTTTATTCCGGTTATTTAAAAGGACTGCCGAACATTTCAGGATTCAGAATGGAGCTGATGGCAATCAAGGAGATGGAACCCGTGATTGAAAAGTTAATTGAAATTAGGGATCATTATTTACAACTGGCAGGGTGA
- a CDS encoding glycosyltransferase family 2 protein, whose protein sequence is MKISGVVITKNEELNIRECLDTLVWADEIVIIDSNSTDRTCQIASEFKAKIITTDSDVFSEKRAMAFAHCSNDWILFLDADERITPRLKEEILSLTPAEGVYGYRLNRRNHYFGQWLKHSGVYPDRHIRLFNKQHASITPRIIHEGVEVSGRVEELKNDFIHYSFRDMTHMMDKINLYSTLEAKEKLKNNKHISKAGVFTHALSAFLRVFISRKGYKDRSGGFFISFCYSMVSFLSHLKLLKLQGKI, encoded by the coding sequence TTGAAAATATCAGGGGTAGTAATAACTAAGAATGAAGAATTGAATATCAGGGAATGCCTGGATACCCTTGTATGGGCTGATGAGATCGTTATTATTGATTCAAACAGCACTGATAGAACCTGCCAGATCGCATCTGAGTTTAAGGCCAAAATTATTACAACTGATTCAGATGTATTCAGCGAAAAGCGGGCAATGGCTTTTGCACATTGCAGCAATGACTGGATACTTTTCCTGGATGCTGATGAGAGGATTACTCCCCGGCTTAAAGAAGAGATACTTTCCCTAACACCTGCCGAAGGCGTTTACGGCTACAGGCTTAACAGGCGCAATCATTACTTCGGGCAATGGCTAAAGCACTCCGGTGTGTACCCTGACAGACATATCCGGCTCTTCAATAAACAGCATGCATCTATAACGCCGAGGATAATTCACGAAGGCGTAGAAGTTAGTGGCAGAGTTGAAGAGCTGAAAAATGACTTTATTCATTATTCATTCCGTGATATGACGCATATGATGGATAAAATAAATCTGTACAGCACCCTTGAAGCTAAAGAAAAGCTGAAAAATAATAAGCACATATCAAAAGCGGGAGTATTCACTCATGCGCTTTCAGCGTTCTTAAGGGTATTCATTTCCCGGAAAGGATATAAAGACCGTTCCGGCGGATTCTTCATCAGCTTCTGTTATTCAATGGTTAGCTTTCTTTCACACTTAAAACTTTTAAAGCTTCAGGGAAAAATATAA
- a CDS encoding DUF1844 domain-containing protein, giving the protein MDNKEKNTQLFMYLVGSFEMSAMMAMGKIKNPVTGKTERDLTQAQFSIDIMDMLKEKTHGQLSEYEAKFLENTLGQLKLNYIDEAKKPEEPAKEVEKSADDEKTEPEITNQTGEDTK; this is encoded by the coding sequence ATGGATAATAAAGAAAAAAATACACAATTATTCATGTACTTAGTCGGATCATTTGAAATGTCCGCAATGATGGCAATGGGCAAGATCAAAAATCCGGTAACAGGAAAAACTGAGCGCGACCTGACCCAGGCGCAGTTTTCAATCGATATTATGGATATGCTGAAGGAAAAGACACATGGGCAGCTTTCAGAATATGAGGCTAAATTCCTTGAAAATACACTGGGACAATTGAAGCTGAATTATATTGATGAAGCCAAAAAACCCGAAGAACCGGCAAAAGAAGTTGAAAAATCAGCAGATGACGAAAAAACTGAGCCGGAAATAACAAACCAAACCGGCGAAGATACAAAATGA
- a CDS encoding Omp28-related outer membrane protein, with the protein MKYLRIFYFVIAALLIHGCESNDTTTNSVYIPQPVNKKVLVEFFTNAGCNPCIAAHGYLDEINLNSGATINDTSVIILSYHTKYPYILDSLYRANIPQNQGRSDYYGVNNTPQGRLNGISMGQYSSSTWSAQINAEFKTTNYLNITLDNVYDVNLDTGTVTANIQLANALPSSNTVIHMVIMENNVFYPTAPNGITQPDDVMRYMITGTGGQAITIGANNSVSMNYGLNSRWVPEECYIVVFIQNPDTKQVYGVERIKVLN; encoded by the coding sequence ATGAAATATCTGAGAATTTTTTATTTTGTAATTGCTGCACTCCTCATACACGGGTGTGAAAGCAATGATACAACAACAAACTCTGTTTACATCCCGCAGCCTGTGAACAAAAAAGTGCTAGTGGAATTTTTCACGAATGCAGGATGCAACCCCTGTATTGCAGCTCATGGATATCTGGATGAGATAAACCTGAATTCAGGTGCTACTATAAATGATACCAGTGTGATAATTTTAAGCTATCATACCAAATATCCGTACATTCTTGACTCACTCTACAGGGCAAATATTCCCCAAAACCAGGGGAGAAGCGATTACTACGGTGTCAACAACACTCCACAGGGAAGGCTTAACGGCATCAGCATGGGGCAGTATTCTTCATCAACATGGTCAGCCCAGATAAATGCTGAATTTAAAACCACCAATTATCTCAATATCACATTGGATAATGTTTATGATGTGAATCTCGATACCGGAACGGTTACTGCAAATATTCAGCTTGCAAATGCATTGCCTTCATCAAATACTGTGATTCACATGGTAATAATGGAAAACAATGTGTTTTATCCTACCGCTCCAAACGGCATTACACAACCGGATGATGTTATGAGATACATGATAACAGGTACCGGCGGTCAGGCAATTACAATCGGCGCAAATAATTCTGTATCTATGAATTACGGATTGAACAGCAGATGGGTTCCTGAAGAATGTTATATTGTTGTATTCATTCAAAACCCAGATACTAAACAGGTATATGGAGTTGAAAGAATTAAGGTTTTAAATTAA
- a CDS encoding type III polyketide synthase, with translation MSKIIAAAAANAPYKISQSDIKDFIFNLFSGSGIEIDRLISVFDNSGISSRNISVEPEWLSKEHTFKERNNIFTATAFEMAKKAVNDALVKASLKPGDIDNIIYVTSTGVMTPTLDALLFNEFGFNKNIKRLPLWGLGCAGGAAAVSRAMDLTTAYPEETALIVAVELCSLTFQKDDLSKSNIIASSLFSDGCACVIIGGDESIETPGISPVLISSLSTIYNNSLDVMGWEIVESGFSVIFSRDIPQIVKENVKANITQILNKHELNIEDITHYITHPGGMKVISAYEESLGLKNGTLMLPRKILNEHGNMSSASVIYVLDEFLRSGNFKTGEYGLISSLGPGFSSELILFKIS, from the coding sequence ATGTCTAAAATTATTGCTGCCGCTGCTGCAAATGCACCGTACAAAATTTCACAAAGTGATATAAAGGATTTTATCTTTAACCTGTTTTCAGGCAGCGGGATTGAAATTGACAGGCTTATAAGTGTATTTGATAATTCCGGTATCAGTTCAAGGAACATTTCAGTTGAGCCTGAGTGGCTTTCAAAAGAACATACTTTTAAAGAACGAAATAATATCTTTACAGCTACTGCCTTTGAAATGGCAAAAAAAGCAGTAAACGATGCCCTTGTAAAAGCAAGCTTAAAACCCGGAGATATTGATAATATCATCTATGTTACTAGCACGGGAGTAATGACACCTACTCTTGACGCGTTGTTGTTCAATGAATTCGGGTTTAATAAGAATATCAAAAGGCTGCCATTATGGGGATTGGGATGCGCCGGTGGCGCTGCTGCAGTAAGCAGGGCTATGGACCTGACAACCGCATACCCTGAAGAAACAGCGCTTATTGTTGCTGTTGAGCTTTGCAGCCTTACTTTTCAGAAGGATGACCTTTCCAAAAGTAATATCATTGCTTCATCACTATTCAGTGATGGCTGTGCTTGCGTGATTATCGGCGGTGATGAGTCTATAGAAACACCCGGAATTTCCCCGGTCCTCATCAGTTCGCTTTCAACCATATACAATAATTCACTGGATGTAATGGGCTGGGAAATTGTTGAATCAGGATTCAGTGTTATTTTCAGCAGGGATATACCACAGATTGTTAAAGAAAATGTTAAGGCAAATATTACCCAGATACTGAATAAGCATGAACTGAATATCGAAGATATTACTCACTATATTACCCATCCCGGGGGAATGAAGGTGATAAGCGCTTACGAAGAATCACTAGGATTAAAAAACGGTACACTCATGCTGCCAAGAAAAATACTGAATGAACACGGTAACATGTCAAGTGCCAGCGTGATTTACGTACTTGATGAATTCCTGAGATCAGGTAATTTTAAAACAGGGGAGTATGGTTTGATATCATCCCTTGGTCCCGGATTCAGCTCTGAACTAATTCTTTTTAAGATCTCCTGA
- a CDS encoding ABC transporter ATP-binding protein produces the protein MKEYFKLVKLLKPYRHLLVLSFVLIIIYSACNAASIYLSIPLLKSLFTGSPADLSVLPSKNFFDSLRQTVDSWIFSGGDKYGALVKVCLLLFTAYLLKNIFAFLQGILTQYVEKSLITDLRRRMFEKFNSLSLKYFNERRSGDIVSRFITDVNTIQNTVSVTFTDLIKQPVLIITFLTMAFLISWKLTLISMITVPLSVLLIIYLGKKLKKYSIRVQEKLGEFTSVISENIYGGKIIRAFGMEEFEKKRFEFKLKDYFRSLMKSAVYNDMTRPLTEIVSVALGVFIIWYAGKEIFAGNSLAPEEFIGFLLIIFQLMSPIKDFSSVSNRIQESYASANRIFEIIDAKPDIEDKPNAKDKSGFDSSIEFKNVSFTYTTADRMILEGINFKISKNENIAIVGSSGAGKSTMVDLLPRFYDATGGSILIDGVDIKDIKISSLRNLFGIVTQEIILFNDTIRNNITYGQEGIPEGDIINAAKSANAHDFIVNTEKGYDTIIGERGLRLSGGQKQRIAIARALLKNAPIMILDEATSSLDTESEHLIQEAIERLMLNRTSIVIAHRLSTIKDADRIVVVDQGKISSVGTHTDLLRDEKSIYKKLYEMQFG, from the coding sequence ATGAAAGAATACTTCAAGTTAGTTAAGCTTTTAAAACCCTACAGGCACCTTCTGGTACTTTCATTTGTGCTGATAATTATCTATTCAGCATGCAATGCTGCTTCGATATATCTTTCGATTCCTCTGCTAAAATCCCTGTTTACAGGCAGTCCCGCAGATCTTTCAGTACTTCCTTCAAAGAATTTTTTTGATTCATTACGGCAAACAGTTGATAGCTGGATCTTTTCAGGCGGTGATAAATACGGTGCTTTGGTGAAGGTCTGCTTGCTGCTGTTTACAGCATACCTGCTTAAGAACATATTCGCGTTTTTACAGGGAATTCTGACCCAGTACGTGGAAAAATCATTAATCACTGACCTCAGGCGGAGGATGTTCGAAAAATTCAATTCCCTTTCACTTAAATATTTTAATGAAAGACGCTCAGGTGATATCGTTTCACGCTTTATTACTGATGTTAACACGATACAGAACACAGTATCTGTTACTTTTACTGATCTTATAAAGCAGCCAGTACTTATAATTACTTTCCTCACGATGGCATTTTTGATAAGCTGGAAGCTTACGCTTATTTCGATGATAACAGTACCTCTCAGCGTGCTGCTAATTATTTACCTTGGCAAAAAGTTGAAGAAATACAGCATCCGCGTACAGGAAAAGCTTGGTGAATTCACTTCAGTAATATCAGAAAACATATACGGCGGAAAGATAATCAGAGCCTTTGGAATGGAAGAGTTCGAAAAAAAACGCTTTGAGTTCAAGCTTAAGGATTACTTCCGCTCCTTAATGAAAAGCGCAGTGTATAACGATATGACGCGTCCTTTGACTGAAATTGTAAGTGTTGCTTTGGGGGTTTTTATTATATGGTATGCGGGCAAAGAGATCTTTGCAGGGAATTCGCTCGCACCCGAAGAGTTTATCGGCTTCCTGCTGATAATCTTTCAGCTTATGTCGCCAATTAAAGATTTCAGTTCAGTATCCAACCGCATACAGGAATCATACGCCTCAGCTAACAGGATATTTGAAATAATTGACGCTAAACCCGATATCGAAGATAAACCGAATGCCAAAGATAAGTCCGGATTTGACAGCAGCATTGAGTTTAAGAATGTGAGCTTTACTTACACCACTGCCGATAGAATGATACTTGAAGGTATCAATTTTAAGATATCTAAGAATGAAAATATTGCAATAGTAGGCTCAAGCGGCGCAGGGAAATCAACAATGGTCGATCTCCTCCCCCGCTTTTATGATGCAACAGGCGGCAGTATTCTGATTGACGGTGTTGATATAAAAGATATTAAGATAAGCTCTTTAAGGAATTTATTCGGAATAGTTACCCAGGAAATAATTCTGTTCAATGATACTATCCGTAACAACATAACTTACGGGCAGGAAGGTATTCCCGAAGGAGATATTATCAACGCTGCTAAAAGCGCTAATGCGCATGATTTTATTGTAAACACAGAAAAAGGGTATGATACAATTATCGGCGAAAGAGGCTTGCGGCTCTCAGGCGGGCAGAAGCAGCGTATTGCAATCGCACGTGCCCTTTTAAAAAATGCGCCCATAATGATACTTGATGAGGCTACTTCATCGCTGGATACTGAATCAGAGCACCTGATACAGGAAGCTATAGAAAGGCTGATGCTGAACCGAACTTCTATTGTTATTGCTCACAGGCTTTCTACAATTAAAGATGCTGACAGGATCGTTGTGGTTGACCAGGGAAAAATCTCGAGTGTTGGCACACATACTGACCTGCTGAGGGATGAAAAGAGTATTTATAAAAAGCTGTATGAAATGCAGTTTGGGTAA